ttgtgatccccttctttatcatagacgaatagttgtgaaacaaaggtcattatacacacaaaaaaattatggGTAATTTAAATGcataaatttcccattcaaaaaagaaagctcGTCATGACATCctgattctgcagaagagatcttttaaatagcggtaaaaaaaaattaataaattaaaccaaatctaagaaactagagttgatgcggtctatccagtgcaattttctgaatcagcgccccaaataaccccaggaataagtcaaaaaacccaaggcaccaagaaaattttttcattttttttgttgtccTTTGTTATTAATGAATGTGTGAAACTGTAGATTGTGAGAGAGGAAAGAGCAGTTACACAGCCAAATACACTCGAAGAGCTTAGCCACTGAAGTCTTTGTCTGTCTAGTAGcgcaataaaaatgattaatcATAGCTGAAGTACTAGTGGAGGTAATTAGAGTTTGGAAGAAAGCATTGTAAACTAACCCTACGTCTTAGGAATGACATGGACTGGGTACGCTTTTTCACGTTACACCTGCAATACGTTTGTCGTACTCTAGTTAGAGGAATGCCCTTAGTTGTCATCCCACAGAGATATATTTCTGTCGGAAAAGATAAATGCGTTTCATATTTTTTCAAGACCCTGAGATAACAGGTTAAGCAACATTCCCTTGCTGTGCTTAAGCAAGGTTTCAAGAAACACAATATCCTCCTTTCTTGCCAAGACGGAGATCGAGCATAAAGACAAAAGTCCCCTTTTATGATTCCTGGCCTGGCAAATGCGACACAGCCTaatcagttcctatgggctgtgtcgagactcgctattgcagttttgtaaaaggggccctgaatGTACACACATGAGAAACCTAGCAGGTGCTAGTTATGAATTTCTTGAGAAACCCTGAGAACGGTACAAGATAATCCCAAGGTGGGATTTGTCAGTGATATCAATACTTTAATTATATTTCTAGAGCTAAGTAATGGCTTAAGATTCTCAGTTTTCCTGAATATTTGATGGATCTGAATTAAACTATTTGCGTATAATCTATTATGAATATAATGTTAGGaggagcagggctgtggagttggagtcgaggagtcggagtcggaggaaatttcgggtacctggagtcggagtcagaagtataaaaatctgaggagtcggagtcggaacatttatctaccgactccatttttaaacttggcataccaatcgcgagcgattctttcagctctagcacccactatatacacagcacaaatgttgcgagcagcttctgcggccttagaaccttgattaaaagcaaaaagaaggtggtgtcgaaaatgctcatttctttttttttttatcaggtaTTTGGGCTTTATTTGTTGGAAGAGTGGACTTTATTTGCCTTTTTTCGCTTTGATCTTCCTCTGGTAGAATTCCAGCTCTTTTCCTTCCAAGACATAGCCGTCTGCACGCCCACACTGCCCAGGTCTGGAGGCTATACAGGCGAGTAGCTTCCCCTGCTGGAACTGCTCCTCCAGGAGGGTGTTGATTTTGGCTGTCTTTTTCCTCTCGTCATACTTCTTCTGAATCTTCTTGGATCTCTTCTTATTCAGGatttcttcttcttcaggagtcaACTTAGCTCCCTTTTTGTGTCCAAGAGGCAAGGCATAGTGGGCCTCATACCACTGTCTGTAAGGGGTGCTGTCGATTTGAACAATGCAGTTCTTCACCAATGTCTTGGTTCTCACCAGCTCATTATTGGATGCGTTGTATACCACATCAATAATTCTGGTCTTACGGGTGCAACACTCAGAGCCCCAAGAGAAGTTCCCAGCATCCAATCTTAAAGCTCGATATTTCTTGTTGCCACCTCGGACTCTAACTGTGTGAATCCGACGGGGACCGATCTTGGTGTTGGCGGCGGGCCTCCCCAGCTCATACTTCCTCTTCTTGTGGTAGGGCTTCCTTTTGCCTCCGGTCTTGCGGCGCTTGTGCCAGTTGTCCCGCGAGATACCCATCTTCCGGCGCTCGCTGccaaaaatgctcatttctctcaacttgacgttccattttaacgatctgaaaattaaccagtgctgtggagtcggagttggagtcgagaagtcggagtcggaggaaatttcgggtactggAGTCGGAATCGGAGTCTGAAGCACAAAatactgaggagtcggagtcggaacatttatctaccgactccatttttgaacttggcataccaatcacgagcgattctttcagctctagcacccactatatacacagcacaaatgttgggagcagcttctgcggccttagaaccttgattaaaagcaaaaagaaggtggtgtcgaaaatgctcatttctctcaacttgacgttccattttaacgatctgaaaattaaccagtgctgtggagtcggagttggagtcgagaagtcggagtcggaggaaatttcgggtactggAGTCAGAATCGGAGTCTGAAGCACAAAatactgaggagtcggagtcggaacatttatctaccgactccacagccctgatgagGAGGGGTTATCTCTCTGATTTAAAACTATGGCAATTTTTGTCGATCGTTTTCCTTTTTATtcataaaagtttggaatgaccttccttctataattagagttctctctcatctacccacttttcgtaaagtactgaagacatagggctccttttatcaagctgcgctagcgggatCAACGCGCGCGagttttcatcacgcgttaaccccccgcgctggccaaaatctaccgcctgctcaagaggaggcagtagcggctagcgcatcctgcgatttagcgcgcgctattacttgcgttaaaccgctagcgcagctccttttactaaggtgcgctagcgtttttagcgcgctaaacgaaaaatactaatgcaagctctatggaggcgttagcgtttagcgtttgTGGTATtgaagcgcacgctaaaaccgctagtgcaccttattaaaaggagtccatagttatttcagaaatttactaatgatccttcttttccaaataatcataaaagataaaattctggcctaaaagatataccccctcttctacaaaactgtgctagccGTTTCTAGCGTGGTGAGCTGCGCCgaatgtcccgcgctgctcccgacgctcataggaactccttgagcatcgggagcagcgcaggccattcagcgcagctctctgcgctaaaaaccgctagcgcggtttcgtagaagatggggatagtttctgttctaatctcctgtataattttattaatattttgttaaccgagtcaagcccttctgttgggatgaatcggtataaaaaatctaagattagattagatttaagaTTGTGATCCACCTTGAGCCTTGTGGTACAACAgaattaacatagaacaaaatattttccagagaaaggaaaatggtaaaaccagaggacataatttgaggttgaggggtggtagattcaagagcaatgttaggaaattcttcttcacggagagggtggtggatgcctggaatgcgctcccgagagaggtggtggaaaggaaaacggtgacggagttcaaaaacgtgtgggatgaacatagaggatctagaatcagaaaataagagtaaatattgaactaaggccagtattgggcagacttgcacggtctgtgtctgtctatggccgtttggttgaggatgggatggggagggcttcaatggctgggagggtgtagatgggctggagtaagtcttaacagagattttggcagttggaacccaagcacagtaccgggtaaagctttggattcttgcccagaaatagctaagaagaaaaaatttaaacatttaaattgaatcaggttgggcaaactggatggaccatttgggtctttatctgccgtcatctactatgtcgagattagactggttgaggtgaatgTTAGTCATAATCTGACATACAGTTTCTATTTTTTAaaactgcttaggtttaagtgggctagaaatttttaaaataaataaatttaaatagttTCCTTTCATTCTGCTAATTTATTCCCACACAGGTTTCATCGTTTTCTTAGATGAGAGGGAAAATTGTGTTATATGAACATGAATGGGAGAGCATGATGGGAACAAAATTATGCAGAAGAGAAAAATGTCAAAAGGTATCTTTTCTATTCTGAACGCAAAAGAGCTTTGATTAGAATTaccgcgacctaggggtgatcattagtgaggacatgaaggttgccaatcaagtggagaaggcttcctccagggcaagacaaatgatggggtgtatccacagaggtttcgtcagcaggagacctgaagttatgatgccgttgtacagagccatggtgaggcctcacttggagtactgtgttcagttttggagaccacactaccgaaaggacgtgctgaggatcgagtcggttcagcgaacggccaccaggatggtcttggggctcaaggatctcacgtatgaagaaagatttaaaaaattgcgactgtactcacttgaggaaagaagagaacggggagatatgattgaaacgtataagtacatcacgggacgcatcgagtcagaagatgatatcttctggctcatgggaccctcaacctccagagggcatccgctgaaaggggagggaagtttcatggcgactccaggaagtacttcttcaccgaaagagtggtggatcattggaacagactcccactccaggtgataaaggccagcagcgtgacggattttaagaaaaaatgggatactcacgtgggatctttaagggagtaaattcaggggaggggatacttggaatgggcagacttggtgggctatagcccttttctgctgcttttttctatgtttctatgagatgtgCGTCTTTACACAGCCTGTAAGGGTGTTCAGTGTGACGTTTGGGTGGTACAAGTCCAGCTTGACAATATACATGCGTTGATCATCTCATATTACATGCATATTTTATGCAAAAACGTTTACACCTACTCCTGAGCAAGCCTAAATGTTGCGGCTTCAGTCTTACCACAGTTTCTGATAGTTTATCcccctagtattttataaagactcaTAGGTGCCTATGGCTCTATTCATGTTTTAGATGTTTGAAAACCAGCATTTAGAAGAGCCATGGtgtcaagcccagcatcctgtttccaacagtggccaatccaggtcccaagcacctggcagaaacccaaagattagcaacatttcagagctgagattttgatgtcataatacctcattccaccaatgcctaagagccaacctcatcagtgatgtggcttgattgccctatactcagctgacataagaacataagagctgccatactgggactgaccgaaggtccatcaagccccgtatTCCTGTCAACGGTGATCAACTCAGGTCataagtattagagaatgacacggtgaaaaattctttccccatcactgccccatccccggactaccatcctcttcaccgccccgtccccgccgtccccttcacctccccgtctctaccatccccttcaccgccccgtccccgccgaccctttaccgccccgtccccgttcacacagcatccatacaagcctaggtactgcaatatttacttattcttccttataaatcaaagttctggctgctgaactagagaaagagatgttcagctggcagggctttatttatacatttttataaacacaattaatatactactttatcctaaagcaaaataaataaatagaaaattttttttctacctttattgtctggtttctgctttcctcatcttcccattcaattccttccatccactgtctgtcttctctctgcgtcttccatttgctctgttactgtgcctctcccttcaccctccccccaaattggtctggcacctatgttcttccctccgctccccca
The nucleotide sequence above comes from Geotrypetes seraphini chromosome 5, aGeoSer1.1, whole genome shotgun sequence. Encoded proteins:
- the LOC117360631 gene encoding 40S ribosomal protein S8-like — protein: MGISRDNWHKRRKTGGKRKPYHKKRKYELGRPAANTKIGPRRIHTVRVRGGNKKYRALRLDAGNFSWGSECCTRKTRIIDVVYNASNNELVRTKTLVKNCIVQIDSTPYRQWYEAHYALPLGHKKGAKLTPEEEEILNKKRSKKIQKKYDERKKTAKINTLLEEQFQQGKLLACIASRPGQCGRADGYVLEGKELEFYQRKIKAKKGK